A stretch of the Macaca mulatta isolate MMU2019108-1 chromosome 14, T2T-MMU8v2.0, whole genome shotgun sequence genome encodes the following:
- the OR10W1 gene encoding olfactory receptor 10W1: MTWENHSVLMEFVFLAYPSCPELRILSFIGVSLVYGLIITGNILVVVSIHTEARLCTPMYYFLGSLSGIEICYTAVVVPHILANTLQSEKTITLLGCATQMTFFIALGSADCFLLAVMAYDRYVAICHPLQYPLLMTLTLCVHLVVASVVSGLFLSLQLVAFIFSLPFCQTRDIEHFFCDVPPVMHLVCAQSHIHEQSVLVAAILAIAVPFFLITTSYTFIVAAVLKIRSAAGRHRAFSTCSSHLTVVLLQYGCCAFMYLRPSSSYHPKQDQFISLVYTLGTPLLNPLIYALRNSEMKGAIGRVLTRNCLSQNS; this comes from the coding sequence ATGACCTGGGAAAATCACTCAGTGTTGATGGAATTTGTGTTCCTGGCCTATCCTTCCTGCCCAGAACTGCGTATTCTGTCCTTCATTGGGGTCAGCCTTGTTTATGGATTGATCATCACTGGGAACATCCTCGTTGTAGTGTCTATTCACACAGAAGCCCGTCTATGCACACCCATGTACTATTTCCTGGGCAGCCTTTCTGGGATTGAAATATGCTACACTGCAGTGGTGGTGCCCCATATCCTGGCCAACACCCTACAGTCAGAGAAGACCATCACCCTCCTGGGCTGTGCCACCCAGATGACTTTCTTCATTGCACTGGGCAGTGCTGATTGCTTCCTCTTGGCTGTCATGGCCTATGACCGCTATGTGGCCATTTGCCACCCCTTACAGTACCCTCTCCTCATGACATTGACTCTTTGTGTCCACTTGGTTGTGGCATCAGTTGTCAGTGGTCTGTTCTTGTCCTTACAACTGGTAGCCTTCATCTTCTCTCTGCCATTCTGCCAGACTCGGGACATTGAGCACTTCTTTTGTGATGTGCCACCAGTCATGCATCTTGTTTGTGCTCAGAGTCATATTCATGAGCAGTCAGTGCTGGTGGCAGCCATACTAGCCATTGCTGTGCCTTTCTTCCTCATCACCACCTCCTACACCTTCATAGTGGCTGCTGTGCTCAAGATCCGCTCGGCTGCTGGCCGCCACCGGGCCTTCTCCACCTGCTCTTCCCACCTCACTGTGGTGCTGCTACAGTATGGCTGTTGTGCCTTCATGTACCTGCGCCCCAGCTCCAGCTACCACCCCAAGCAAGATCAGTTCATCTCACTGGTGTACACATTGGGAACCCCACTGCTCAACCCACTCATCTATGCCCTGAGGAACAGTGAGATGAAAGGGGCCATAGGGAGAGTTCTTACCAGGAACTGCCTTTCCCAGAACAGCTAG